The following are encoded together in the Monodelphis domestica isolate mMonDom1 chromosome 5, mMonDom1.pri, whole genome shotgun sequence genome:
- the RBMS2 gene encoding RNA-binding motif, single-stranded-interacting protein 2 isoform X1 produces the protein MLLSVPSRPGITTFGYNKSNKKPYVSVAQQMAPPSPSNTTTSGSGGGGGGDQLSKTNLYIRGLQPGTTDQDLVKLCQPYGKIVSTKAILDKTTNKCKGYGFVDFDSPSAAQKAVTALKASGVQAQMAKQQEQDPTNLYISNLPVTMDEQELEGMLKPFGQVISTRILRDTSGTSRGVGFARMESTEKCEAIITHFNGKYIKTPPGVPAPSDPLLCKFADGGQKKRQNQGKYVQNGRSWPREGDVAGMALTYDPATALQNGFYTASPYSINPNRMIAQTTVSPYLPSPVSSYQVHSPSWMHHQSYLMPPTGTVLPPGMDHTISIQPASMMGPLTQQLGHLSLSSTGTYMPTAAAMQGAYIPQYTPVPSSSVPVEENSGQQNQVAVDTPSDHAAYSFQYNK, from the exons CCTTATGTGTCCGTGGCTCAGCAGATGGCACCACCTAGTCCGAGCAACACCACCACCAGTGGCAGCGGTGGGGGCGGTGGCGGTGACCAGCTGAGCAAAACCAACCTGTACATCCGAGGGCTGCAGCCAGGCACCACAGACCAGGACCTAGTCAAGCTCTGTCAGCC atatGGTAAAATTGTTTCAACTAAGGCCATATTGGACAAGAccacaaacaaatgcaaag GCTATGGCTTTGTAGACTTCGACAGTCCTTCCGCCGCACAGAAAGCTGTCACTGCGCTTAAGGCGAGCGGGGTGCAGGCACAGATGGCGAAG CAACAGGAGCAGGACCCTACAAACTTATATATTTCAAACCTCCCAGTGACGATGGATGAGCAggagctggaggggatgttgaaGCCTTTCGGGCAAGTCATTTCTACCCGAATTCTTCGAGACACAAGTGGGACCAGTCGAGGGGTTGGCTTTGCAAG GATGGAGTCCACAGAGAAGTGCGAAGCCATCATCACCCACTTTAATGGCAAATACATTAAGACCCCCCCCGGAGTGCCAG CCCCCTCCGATCCTCTGCTCTGCAAGTTTGCCGACGGCGGGCAGAAGAAACGCCAGAACCAGGGGAAGTACGTGCAGAACGGCCGCTCCTGGCCGCGAGAGGGCGATGTG GCTGGCATGGCCTTGACCTATGACCCTGCCACAGCGCTACAGAATGG GTTTTATACAGCGTCACCTTACAGCATCAACCCCAACAGGATGATTGCCCAGACAACAGTATCTCCCTATCTCCCATCTCCTGTATCTTCATATCAG GTTCACAGCCCATCTTGGATGCACCACCAGTCATACCTCATGCCACCAACA GGGACAGTCTTGCCCCCGGGGATGGATCACACCATTTCCATCCAGCCTGCCTCAATGATGGGACCTCTCACCCAGCAGTTGGGCCACCTTTCCCTCAGCAGCACGGGCACG TATATGCCCACAGCTGCAGCTATGCAAGGAGCTTATATCCCCCAGTACACGCCTGTGCCTTCTTCCAGTGTTCCAGTAGAG GAGAACAGTGGCCAGCAAAATCAAGTAGCAGTGGACACTCCCTCTGATCACGCAGCCTATTCCTTCCAGTACAACAAGTAA
- the RBMS2 gene encoding RNA-binding motif, single-stranded-interacting protein 2 isoform X5 — MAPPSPSNTTTSGSGGGGGGDQLSKTNLYIRGLQPGTTDQDLVKLCQPYGKIVSTKAILDKTTNKCKGYGFVDFDSPSAAQKAVTALKASGVQAQMAKQQEQDPTNLYISNLPVTMDEQELEGMLKPFGQVISTRILRDTSGTSRGVGFARMESTEKCEAIITHFNGKYIKTPPGVPAPSDPLLCKFADGGQKKRQNQGKYVQNGRSWPREGDVAGMALTYDPATALQNGFYTASPYSINPNRMIAQTTVSPYLPSPVSSYQVHSPSWMHHQSYLMPPTGTVLPPGMDHTISIQPASMMGPLTQQLGHLSLSSTGTYMPTAAAMQGAYIPQYTPVPSSSVPVEENSGQQNQVAVDTPSDHAAYSFQYNK; from the exons ATGGCACCACCTAGTCCGAGCAACACCACCACCAGTGGCAGCGGTGGGGGCGGTGGCGGTGACCAGCTGAGCAAAACCAACCTGTACATCCGAGGGCTGCAGCCAGGCACCACAGACCAGGACCTAGTCAAGCTCTGTCAGCC atatGGTAAAATTGTTTCAACTAAGGCCATATTGGACAAGAccacaaacaaatgcaaag GCTATGGCTTTGTAGACTTCGACAGTCCTTCCGCCGCACAGAAAGCTGTCACTGCGCTTAAGGCGAGCGGGGTGCAGGCACAGATGGCGAAG CAACAGGAGCAGGACCCTACAAACTTATATATTTCAAACCTCCCAGTGACGATGGATGAGCAggagctggaggggatgttgaaGCCTTTCGGGCAAGTCATTTCTACCCGAATTCTTCGAGACACAAGTGGGACCAGTCGAGGGGTTGGCTTTGCAAG GATGGAGTCCACAGAGAAGTGCGAAGCCATCATCACCCACTTTAATGGCAAATACATTAAGACCCCCCCCGGAGTGCCAG CCCCCTCCGATCCTCTGCTCTGCAAGTTTGCCGACGGCGGGCAGAAGAAACGCCAGAACCAGGGGAAGTACGTGCAGAACGGCCGCTCCTGGCCGCGAGAGGGCGATGTG GCTGGCATGGCCTTGACCTATGACCCTGCCACAGCGCTACAGAATGG GTTTTATACAGCGTCACCTTACAGCATCAACCCCAACAGGATGATTGCCCAGACAACAGTATCTCCCTATCTCCCATCTCCTGTATCTTCATATCAG GTTCACAGCCCATCTTGGATGCACCACCAGTCATACCTCATGCCACCAACA GGGACAGTCTTGCCCCCGGGGATGGATCACACCATTTCCATCCAGCCTGCCTCAATGATGGGACCTCTCACCCAGCAGTTGGGCCACCTTTCCCTCAGCAGCACGGGCACG TATATGCCCACAGCTGCAGCTATGCAAGGAGCTTATATCCCCCAGTACACGCCTGTGCCTTCTTCCAGTGTTCCAGTAGAG GAGAACAGTGGCCAGCAAAATCAAGTAGCAGTGGACACTCCCTCTGATCACGCAGCCTATTCCTTCCAGTACAACAAGTAA
- the RBMS2 gene encoding RNA-binding motif, single-stranded-interacting protein 2 isoform X3 translates to MRPYVSVAQQMAPPSPSNTTTSGSGGGGGGDQLSKTNLYIRGLQPGTTDQDLVKLCQPYGKIVSTKAILDKTTNKCKGYGFVDFDSPSAAQKAVTALKASGVQAQMAKQQEQDPTNLYISNLPVTMDEQELEGMLKPFGQVISTRILRDTSGTSRGVGFARMESTEKCEAIITHFNGKYIKTPPGVPAPSDPLLCKFADGGQKKRQNQGKYVQNGRSWPREGDVAGMALTYDPATALQNGFYTASPYSINPNRMIAQTTVSPYLPSPVSSYQVHSPSWMHHQSYLMPPTGTVLPPGMDHTISIQPASMMGPLTQQLGHLSLSSTGTYMPTAAAMQGAYIPQYTPVPSSSVPVEENSGQQNQVAVDTPSDHAAYSFQYNK, encoded by the exons CCTTATGTGTCCGTGGCTCAGCAGATGGCACCACCTAGTCCGAGCAACACCACCACCAGTGGCAGCGGTGGGGGCGGTGGCGGTGACCAGCTGAGCAAAACCAACCTGTACATCCGAGGGCTGCAGCCAGGCACCACAGACCAGGACCTAGTCAAGCTCTGTCAGCC atatGGTAAAATTGTTTCAACTAAGGCCATATTGGACAAGAccacaaacaaatgcaaag GCTATGGCTTTGTAGACTTCGACAGTCCTTCCGCCGCACAGAAAGCTGTCACTGCGCTTAAGGCGAGCGGGGTGCAGGCACAGATGGCGAAG CAACAGGAGCAGGACCCTACAAACTTATATATTTCAAACCTCCCAGTGACGATGGATGAGCAggagctggaggggatgttgaaGCCTTTCGGGCAAGTCATTTCTACCCGAATTCTTCGAGACACAAGTGGGACCAGTCGAGGGGTTGGCTTTGCAAG GATGGAGTCCACAGAGAAGTGCGAAGCCATCATCACCCACTTTAATGGCAAATACATTAAGACCCCCCCCGGAGTGCCAG CCCCCTCCGATCCTCTGCTCTGCAAGTTTGCCGACGGCGGGCAGAAGAAACGCCAGAACCAGGGGAAGTACGTGCAGAACGGCCGCTCCTGGCCGCGAGAGGGCGATGTG GCTGGCATGGCCTTGACCTATGACCCTGCCACAGCGCTACAGAATGG GTTTTATACAGCGTCACCTTACAGCATCAACCCCAACAGGATGATTGCCCAGACAACAGTATCTCCCTATCTCCCATCTCCTGTATCTTCATATCAG GTTCACAGCCCATCTTGGATGCACCACCAGTCATACCTCATGCCACCAACA GGGACAGTCTTGCCCCCGGGGATGGATCACACCATTTCCATCCAGCCTGCCTCAATGATGGGACCTCTCACCCAGCAGTTGGGCCACCTTTCCCTCAGCAGCACGGGCACG TATATGCCCACAGCTGCAGCTATGCAAGGAGCTTATATCCCCCAGTACACGCCTGTGCCTTCTTCCAGTGTTCCAGTAGAG GAGAACAGTGGCCAGCAAAATCAAGTAGCAGTGGACACTCCCTCTGATCACGCAGCCTATTCCTTCCAGTACAACAAGTAA
- the RBMS2 gene encoding RNA-binding motif, single-stranded-interacting protein 2 isoform X6 has translation MRYGKIVSTKAILDKTTNKCKGYGFVDFDSPSAAQKAVTALKASGVQAQMAKQQEQDPTNLYISNLPVTMDEQELEGMLKPFGQVISTRILRDTSGTSRGVGFARMESTEKCEAIITHFNGKYIKTPPGVPAPSDPLLCKFADGGQKKRQNQGKYVQNGRSWPREGDVAGMALTYDPATALQNGFYTASPYSINPNRMIAQTTVSPYLPSPVSSYQVHSPSWMHHQSYLMPPTGTVLPPGMDHTISIQPASMMGPLTQQLGHLSLSSTGTYMPTAAAMQGAYIPQYTPVPSSSVPVEENSGQQNQVAVDTPSDHAAYSFQYNK, from the exons ATGAG atatGGTAAAATTGTTTCAACTAAGGCCATATTGGACAAGAccacaaacaaatgcaaag GCTATGGCTTTGTAGACTTCGACAGTCCTTCCGCCGCACAGAAAGCTGTCACTGCGCTTAAGGCGAGCGGGGTGCAGGCACAGATGGCGAAG CAACAGGAGCAGGACCCTACAAACTTATATATTTCAAACCTCCCAGTGACGATGGATGAGCAggagctggaggggatgttgaaGCCTTTCGGGCAAGTCATTTCTACCCGAATTCTTCGAGACACAAGTGGGACCAGTCGAGGGGTTGGCTTTGCAAG GATGGAGTCCACAGAGAAGTGCGAAGCCATCATCACCCACTTTAATGGCAAATACATTAAGACCCCCCCCGGAGTGCCAG CCCCCTCCGATCCTCTGCTCTGCAAGTTTGCCGACGGCGGGCAGAAGAAACGCCAGAACCAGGGGAAGTACGTGCAGAACGGCCGCTCCTGGCCGCGAGAGGGCGATGTG GCTGGCATGGCCTTGACCTATGACCCTGCCACAGCGCTACAGAATGG GTTTTATACAGCGTCACCTTACAGCATCAACCCCAACAGGATGATTGCCCAGACAACAGTATCTCCCTATCTCCCATCTCCTGTATCTTCATATCAG GTTCACAGCCCATCTTGGATGCACCACCAGTCATACCTCATGCCACCAACA GGGACAGTCTTGCCCCCGGGGATGGATCACACCATTTCCATCCAGCCTGCCTCAATGATGGGACCTCTCACCCAGCAGTTGGGCCACCTTTCCCTCAGCAGCACGGGCACG TATATGCCCACAGCTGCAGCTATGCAAGGAGCTTATATCCCCCAGTACACGCCTGTGCCTTCTTCCAGTGTTCCAGTAGAG GAGAACAGTGGCCAGCAAAATCAAGTAGCAGTGGACACTCCCTCTGATCACGCAGCCTATTCCTTCCAGTACAACAAGTAA
- the RBMS2 gene encoding RNA-binding motif, single-stranded-interacting protein 2 isoform X4, which produces MTPYVSVAQQMAPPSPSNTTTSGSGGGGGGDQLSKTNLYIRGLQPGTTDQDLVKLCQPYGKIVSTKAILDKTTNKCKGYGFVDFDSPSAAQKAVTALKASGVQAQMAKQQEQDPTNLYISNLPVTMDEQELEGMLKPFGQVISTRILRDTSGTSRGVGFARMESTEKCEAIITHFNGKYIKTPPGVPAPSDPLLCKFADGGQKKRQNQGKYVQNGRSWPREGDVAGMALTYDPATALQNGFYTASPYSINPNRMIAQTTVSPYLPSPVSSYQVHSPSWMHHQSYLMPPTGTVLPPGMDHTISIQPASMMGPLTQQLGHLSLSSTGTYMPTAAAMQGAYIPQYTPVPSSSVPVEENSGQQNQVAVDTPSDHAAYSFQYNK; this is translated from the exons CCTTATGTGTCCGTGGCTCAGCAGATGGCACCACCTAGTCCGAGCAACACCACCACCAGTGGCAGCGGTGGGGGCGGTGGCGGTGACCAGCTGAGCAAAACCAACCTGTACATCCGAGGGCTGCAGCCAGGCACCACAGACCAGGACCTAGTCAAGCTCTGTCAGCC atatGGTAAAATTGTTTCAACTAAGGCCATATTGGACAAGAccacaaacaaatgcaaag GCTATGGCTTTGTAGACTTCGACAGTCCTTCCGCCGCACAGAAAGCTGTCACTGCGCTTAAGGCGAGCGGGGTGCAGGCACAGATGGCGAAG CAACAGGAGCAGGACCCTACAAACTTATATATTTCAAACCTCCCAGTGACGATGGATGAGCAggagctggaggggatgttgaaGCCTTTCGGGCAAGTCATTTCTACCCGAATTCTTCGAGACACAAGTGGGACCAGTCGAGGGGTTGGCTTTGCAAG GATGGAGTCCACAGAGAAGTGCGAAGCCATCATCACCCACTTTAATGGCAAATACATTAAGACCCCCCCCGGAGTGCCAG CCCCCTCCGATCCTCTGCTCTGCAAGTTTGCCGACGGCGGGCAGAAGAAACGCCAGAACCAGGGGAAGTACGTGCAGAACGGCCGCTCCTGGCCGCGAGAGGGCGATGTG GCTGGCATGGCCTTGACCTATGACCCTGCCACAGCGCTACAGAATGG GTTTTATACAGCGTCACCTTACAGCATCAACCCCAACAGGATGATTGCCCAGACAACAGTATCTCCCTATCTCCCATCTCCTGTATCTTCATATCAG GTTCACAGCCCATCTTGGATGCACCACCAGTCATACCTCATGCCACCAACA GGGACAGTCTTGCCCCCGGGGATGGATCACACCATTTCCATCCAGCCTGCCTCAATGATGGGACCTCTCACCCAGCAGTTGGGCCACCTTTCCCTCAGCAGCACGGGCACG TATATGCCCACAGCTGCAGCTATGCAAGGAGCTTATATCCCCCAGTACACGCCTGTGCCTTCTTCCAGTGTTCCAGTAGAG GAGAACAGTGGCCAGCAAAATCAAGTAGCAGTGGACACTCCCTCTGATCACGCAGCCTATTCCTTCCAGTACAACAAGTAA
- the RBMS2 gene encoding RNA-binding motif, single-stranded-interacting protein 2 isoform X2, with the protein MLLSVPSRPGITTFGYNKSNKKPYVSVAQQMAPPSPSNTTTSGSGGGGGGDQLSKTNLYIRGLQPGTTDQDLVKLCQPYGKIVSTKAILDKTTNKCKGYGFVDFDSPSAAQKAVTALKASGVQAQMAKEQDPTNLYISNLPVTMDEQELEGMLKPFGQVISTRILRDTSGTSRGVGFARMESTEKCEAIITHFNGKYIKTPPGVPAPSDPLLCKFADGGQKKRQNQGKYVQNGRSWPREGDVAGMALTYDPATALQNGFYTASPYSINPNRMIAQTTVSPYLPSPVSSYQVHSPSWMHHQSYLMPPTGTVLPPGMDHTISIQPASMMGPLTQQLGHLSLSSTGTYMPTAAAMQGAYIPQYTPVPSSSVPVEENSGQQNQVAVDTPSDHAAYSFQYNK; encoded by the exons CCTTATGTGTCCGTGGCTCAGCAGATGGCACCACCTAGTCCGAGCAACACCACCACCAGTGGCAGCGGTGGGGGCGGTGGCGGTGACCAGCTGAGCAAAACCAACCTGTACATCCGAGGGCTGCAGCCAGGCACCACAGACCAGGACCTAGTCAAGCTCTGTCAGCC atatGGTAAAATTGTTTCAACTAAGGCCATATTGGACAAGAccacaaacaaatgcaaag GCTATGGCTTTGTAGACTTCGACAGTCCTTCCGCCGCACAGAAAGCTGTCACTGCGCTTAAGGCGAGCGGGGTGCAGGCACAGATGGCGAAG GAGCAGGACCCTACAAACTTATATATTTCAAACCTCCCAGTGACGATGGATGAGCAggagctggaggggatgttgaaGCCTTTCGGGCAAGTCATTTCTACCCGAATTCTTCGAGACACAAGTGGGACCAGTCGAGGGGTTGGCTTTGCAAG GATGGAGTCCACAGAGAAGTGCGAAGCCATCATCACCCACTTTAATGGCAAATACATTAAGACCCCCCCCGGAGTGCCAG CCCCCTCCGATCCTCTGCTCTGCAAGTTTGCCGACGGCGGGCAGAAGAAACGCCAGAACCAGGGGAAGTACGTGCAGAACGGCCGCTCCTGGCCGCGAGAGGGCGATGTG GCTGGCATGGCCTTGACCTATGACCCTGCCACAGCGCTACAGAATGG GTTTTATACAGCGTCACCTTACAGCATCAACCCCAACAGGATGATTGCCCAGACAACAGTATCTCCCTATCTCCCATCTCCTGTATCTTCATATCAG GTTCACAGCCCATCTTGGATGCACCACCAGTCATACCTCATGCCACCAACA GGGACAGTCTTGCCCCCGGGGATGGATCACACCATTTCCATCCAGCCTGCCTCAATGATGGGACCTCTCACCCAGCAGTTGGGCCACCTTTCCCTCAGCAGCACGGGCACG TATATGCCCACAGCTGCAGCTATGCAAGGAGCTTATATCCCCCAGTACACGCCTGTGCCTTCTTCCAGTGTTCCAGTAGAG GAGAACAGTGGCCAGCAAAATCAAGTAGCAGTGGACACTCCCTCTGATCACGCAGCCTATTCCTTCCAGTACAACAAGTAA